A section of the Methanoregula formicica SMSP genome encodes:
- a CDS encoding C45 family autoproteolytic acyltransferase/hydolase: protein MKVPVLFFVLCLLAGTASALSLPELSSTPYMGTPDLVYVASSESGQRFQAGDYPVIVLTGSYREMGRQYGALMRPELNEEYAYLIGTLSARGYTQEMARAEGRNITAFYPQRVREIFTGMSETSGLTEEDIAVLYYGAIFQLMAKPPVPVSCSYLAVWGNYTADGSVIASRNWDLDDAVMPFTKWYVLTVYRPTDGSNAVATWSPAGMRPETFMNSRGLFIADDNAGIIDDAPEPRPEFITEFYRFMFDYSDLKALDAGIRGTGPDVGWIVDIAGPDGAYVYEKMTNRTLQRTGDGIVAAANHFIDPSWSLPAPPEHSFSRYNNLLLLSNEAKGSIDAAKMMRIRDVCLENGGAKFCHSLLFGSKYSSNHQVVFIPKTRTLWVNAMDRDWQRIELSPLFDN from the coding sequence ATGAAAGTCCCTGTCCTTTTCTTCGTCCTTTGCCTCCTTGCCGGCACTGCTTCTGCACTCTCTCTGCCCGAGCTGTCATCCACTCCGTACATGGGCACACCGGATCTCGTGTATGTTGCCTCGTCTGAAAGCGGCCAGCGGTTCCAGGCCGGGGACTACCCGGTCATTGTCCTCACCGGCAGCTACCGGGAGATGGGCCGGCAGTACGGTGCACTGATGAGACCTGAGCTGAACGAAGAGTATGCTTACCTTATCGGTACACTCTCAGCGCGAGGATACACGCAGGAAATGGCACGCGCAGAAGGGCGGAATATCACGGCATTCTACCCGCAGCGTGTCAGGGAGATCTTTACCGGGATGTCTGAGACCTCGGGGCTGACCGAAGAGGATATTGCTGTTCTCTATTACGGGGCGATCTTCCAACTCATGGCAAAACCTCCGGTCCCGGTGTCGTGCTCCTACCTTGCGGTATGGGGAAACTACACCGCGGACGGATCTGTCATTGCCTCCCGCAACTGGGACCTGGACGACGCGGTTATGCCATTCACGAAATGGTATGTCCTGACAGTGTACCGCCCCACGGATGGCAGTAATGCTGTCGCAACCTGGAGCCCCGCAGGTATGCGGCCCGAGACCTTCATGAACAGCAGGGGGCTTTTCATTGCCGATGATAATGCCGGCATTATCGATGACGCACCGGAACCACGCCCGGAGTTCATTACGGAATTCTACCGGTTCATGTTCGATTATTCTGACCTGAAGGCATTAGACGCAGGTATCCGGGGGACTGGCCCTGATGTCGGATGGATCGTGGATATTGCCGGGCCGGACGGTGCGTACGTATACGAGAAGATGACTAACCGGACCCTGCAGAGGACTGGCGACGGGATCGTTGCAGCGGCCAATCACTTCATTGATCCGTCCTGGAGCCTGCCTGCGCCTCCAGAGCATTCGTTCTCCCGCTACAACAACCTCCTCCTTTTGTCCAATGAGGCAAAGGGCTCGATCGACGCAGCCAAAATGATGCGGATTCGTGACGTATGTCTGGAGAATGGCGGGGCAAAGTTCTGCCACTCGCTCCTCTTTGGCAGCAAGTACTCGTCCAACCACCAGGTTGTCTTCATCCCGAAGACGCGGACACTATGGGTGAACGCCATGGACCGAGACTGGCAGAGAATTGAACTCTCGCCGTTGTTTGACAATTGA
- a CDS encoding 2'-5' RNA ligase family protein — protein MTRYLIDIRLMGPVKQQVSDLSNRLKERFRLENYLVVPHITLAGPFSTDNEERLLADFTRICSGIRKIPKYEVGGYGVFDDTRVVYVTITPDETLKQFRYALSQALSPYCSLRDYDLEPAEEFRFHATLAMKLDWLTYQRVRWYVKKQEAVTFRHHPIRATLLRNSRILCEYDFLQERMLTRAQALSKATRKRDLDILKAWADGDRE, from the coding sequence ATGACCCGCTACCTGATCGATATCCGCCTGATGGGCCCCGTTAAGCAGCAGGTAAGCGATCTGAGCAACCGCCTCAAAGAGAGGTTCCGGCTCGAAAACTACCTGGTCGTCCCGCACATCACGCTGGCCGGCCCCTTCTCCACGGACAATGAAGAGCGGCTTTTGGCGGATTTCACCCGGATCTGTTCGGGCATCCGGAAGATCCCAAAATACGAGGTCGGGGGATACGGTGTCTTTGACGATACACGGGTGGTTTATGTTACAATCACCCCCGATGAGACGCTAAAGCAGTTCCGGTATGCTCTCTCGCAAGCCCTCTCACCGTACTGCTCGCTGCGCGATTATGATCTCGAACCTGCCGAAGAGTTCCGGTTCCACGCAACGCTGGCCATGAAGCTTGACTGGCTTACCTACCAGCGGGTCAGGTGGTATGTAAAGAAACAGGAGGCGGTCACCTTCCGGCACCACCCGATCCGGGCGACCCTGCTCCGTAACTCACGGATCCTCTGCGAGTATGATTTCCTCCAGGAGCGGATGCTGACCCGGGCCCAGGCATTGAGTAAGGCCACGAGGAAGCGTGACCTCGATATCCTGAAGGCGTGGGCTGACGGCGACAGGGAATAA
- a CDS encoding cytochrome c biogenesis CcdA family protein — translation MKPVLATLRQKYPELDVEELEIWHNQTNQQTFAAMSRQYGLKNAGIPLVLIGDTVLAGDGQIIAHLEERVLLEKERLHSGDTTPDTMAPGMVSTGPAVLTPQMVVVPALVDSLNPCALSVLVFLLISIAAAANRRRIFLIGGSYIAAVFLFHLFMGIGIFSFVTLTGLSKAFALIGAAVAVILGLITLSDVIRNKETFFLSVSESGKGVMSQYIRIASIPAAFVLGVLAGLLGFSCTGGIYISILALMSRSLTFTAGLPYLLLYNIIFVLPLVLITLLAAYGMSPEKADSWRVEHKRALRLVIGLVLVALGVVVFFGWFG, via the coding sequence GTGAAGCCTGTTCTTGCAACCCTCCGGCAGAAATACCCGGAGCTCGATGTCGAGGAACTGGAGATCTGGCACAACCAGACCAACCAGCAAACGTTTGCGGCAATGAGCCGGCAGTACGGGCTGAAGAACGCGGGGATCCCGCTCGTCCTGATCGGCGACACGGTGCTTGCGGGCGATGGCCAGATTATCGCGCATCTTGAAGAACGTGTCCTTCTTGAGAAGGAGCGGCTGCACTCAGGGGATACCACCCCCGATACGATGGCCCCGGGAATGGTCAGTACGGGGCCCGCCGTACTGACGCCCCAGATGGTGGTTGTCCCGGCGCTTGTCGACAGCCTCAATCCCTGCGCCCTCTCGGTCCTGGTCTTCCTCCTCATCTCGATTGCCGCAGCCGCAAACCGTCGGCGTATCTTTCTCATCGGCGGCTCATACATCGCAGCAGTCTTCCTCTTCCACCTTTTCATGGGCATCGGGATCTTCTCGTTTGTCACCCTCACAGGGCTCTCGAAAGCGTTCGCGCTCATCGGCGCAGCGGTCGCAGTCATCCTCGGGCTGATAACCCTTTCCGATGTTATCCGGAACAAAGAGACATTCTTCCTCTCCGTCTCCGAGTCCGGAAAGGGGGTCATGTCGCAGTACATCCGGATTGCATCGATCCCTGCGGCCTTCGTGCTCGGAGTCCTTGCCGGGCTGCTGGGGTTCTCCTGCACGGGAGGGATTTACATCAGCATCCTTGCCCTGATGAGCCGGAGCCTGACCTTCACTGCGGGACTGCCCTACCTCCTCCTCTACAACATCATCTTCGTCCTGCCTCTCGTCCTTATCACGCTTCTTGCCGCGTACGGCATGTCACCGGAGAAAGCGGACAGCTGGAGGGTTGAGCACAAGCGGGCGCTCCGGCTCGTGATCGGTCTTGTCCTGGTGGCTCTCGGTGTCGTGGTCTTCTTTGGGTGGTTCGGGTAA
- the argB gene encoding acetylglutamate kinase, whose protein sequence is MKREDVLMEALPYIQQFHNKTIVIKLGGHAMVDPVVLENAIRDAVLLHYVGIRVVLVHGGGPEISEKMKQMGKESVFVGGLRVTDTETLEIAQMVLVGKINANIVSLIAKCGARGVGLSGSDGNLILARKMELQKVNVGGVQKEVDLGHVGEIEQIDPALLNTLLDTGYIPVIAPIAIDRQGGNLNINADTAAGDIAIALKAFKLINMTDVDGVMDKGRTKVYRKLTVREAIDLQKSGAIGEGMIPKVQSVMKAVENGVGYAHIINGNTEHNLVLELFTHDGVGTMISLS, encoded by the coding sequence ATGAAGCGCGAAGATGTCCTCATGGAAGCACTGCCCTACATCCAGCAGTTCCACAACAAGACGATCGTCATCAAGCTTGGCGGCCATGCCATGGTCGACCCCGTGGTGCTGGAGAACGCGATCCGTGACGCGGTCCTCCTCCATTACGTGGGCATCCGGGTTGTCCTCGTCCACGGCGGCGGGCCGGAGATCAGCGAGAAGATGAAACAGATGGGCAAGGAATCTGTCTTTGTCGGGGGCCTGCGGGTGACCGATACCGAGACGCTGGAGATCGCCCAGATGGTGCTCGTCGGCAAGATCAATGCCAACATCGTGTCGCTGATCGCCAAGTGCGGCGCACGCGGTGTCGGGCTCTCGGGCAGCGATGGGAACCTCATCCTTGCCAGGAAAATGGAGCTCCAGAAGGTGAATGTCGGCGGCGTCCAGAAAGAGGTTGACCTCGGCCATGTCGGTGAGATTGAACAGATCGATCCGGCGCTCCTGAATACACTCCTCGACACCGGGTATATCCCGGTGATTGCCCCGATCGCCATTGACCGGCAGGGCGGCAACCTGAACATCAACGCCGATACCGCGGCGGGGGACATCGCGATTGCCCTGAAGGCTTTCAAGCTCATCAACATGACGGATGTTGATGGTGTTATGGACAAGGGCAGAACGAAGGTCTATCGGAAACTCACCGTCCGCGAAGCAATCGATCTCCAGAAGTCCGGTGCCATCGGCGAGGGGATGATCCCGAAGGTCCAGTCGGTGATGAAAGCAGTGGAGAACGGTGTCGGCTATGCCCACATCATCAACGGGAACACCGAGCACAACCTCGTCCTCGAGCTCTTCACGCACGATGGCGTTGGGACAATGATCTCCCTCTCCTGA
- the argJ gene encoding bifunctional glutamate N-acetyltransferase/amino-acid acetyltransferase ArgJ: MSYQSICAVPGVNAWGMKEGKYGLALIEAEGTAAGVFTENLVKAAPIQLMRKQIKAGKLEAVVVNSGCANAYTGKRGYADAVTITEYAGDVLGKKPSRIGVASTGVIGRYLDLPLIRHQCEEVAPKINHTEEAEIMAARAIMTTDTFPKHALVERDGFSVGGICKGSGMIAPNMGTMLAFLYTDAKVDAEQLRSALKQATRRSFNRVVVDGDTSTNDIALCTATGEAGKVNAKEFSGALEECCRILAEQIARDGEGASKLLQITVTGAKKEDDAEKVARTVIESPLVKTAVYGEDPNWGRVVAAAGRAGVKFDPDAVSLWISDGGKMQHPLVKSGEIIADLAAAKKAMGGKKVVFTLDLAAGKAEATAWGCDLTEKYVEINGKYTT, encoded by the coding sequence ATGTCATACCAGAGTATCTGTGCAGTCCCCGGGGTCAATGCCTGGGGCATGAAGGAAGGAAAGTACGGCCTTGCGCTCATTGAAGCGGAAGGGACAGCGGCGGGGGTGTTCACTGAGAACCTGGTGAAGGCGGCTCCGATCCAGCTGATGAGGAAACAGATCAAGGCCGGGAAACTGGAGGCGGTCGTTGTCAACAGCGGGTGCGCCAATGCCTACACGGGGAAACGCGGCTACGCGGATGCCGTGACCATAACGGAGTACGCCGGGGATGTCCTTGGGAAAAAACCATCGCGGATCGGCGTCGCAAGTACCGGTGTCATCGGGAGGTATCTCGACCTTCCCCTGATCCGGCACCAGTGCGAGGAAGTTGCCCCGAAGATCAACCATACCGAGGAAGCGGAGATTATGGCGGCCCGGGCAATCATGACGACCGATACCTTCCCCAAGCACGCCCTTGTGGAGCGGGACGGCTTTTCGGTTGGCGGGATCTGCAAGGGGAGCGGGATGATCGCACCGAACATGGGGACCATGCTCGCCTTCCTCTACACCGATGCGAAGGTCGATGCAGAACAGCTCAGGAGCGCCCTGAAACAGGCAACCCGGCGGTCATTCAACCGCGTTGTTGTCGATGGCGACACGAGCACCAACGATATCGCGCTCTGTACGGCTACCGGCGAGGCAGGTAAGGTAAACGCAAAGGAGTTCTCGGGAGCGCTCGAAGAGTGCTGCCGGATACTGGCCGAACAGATCGCCCGCGATGGCGAAGGCGCCTCCAAGCTGCTCCAGATCACCGTGACCGGGGCAAAGAAAGAGGACGATGCCGAGAAGGTTGCCCGCACGGTCATCGAGTCGCCGCTCGTCAAGACGGCGGTTTACGGTGAAGATCCCAACTGGGGCCGCGTGGTGGCCGCAGCTGGTCGGGCCGGTGTGAAGTTCGATCCGGACGCGGTCTCGCTCTGGATCAGTGATGGCGGTAAAATGCAGCATCCGCTGGTGAAATCCGGCGAGATCATCGCGGACCTCGCTGCCGCGAAGAAAGCGATGGGTGGCAAAAAAGTTGTCTTCACTCTCGACCTTGCAGCAGGAAAAGCGGAGGCAACGGCGTGGGGTTGCGACCTGACCGAGAAGTACGTAGAGATCAACGGGAAGTACACAACATGA